The segment TTTTTATGAGGTGGTATTTTTTTCAACATAATGTAAACTATGTGGTATTTTATCAGTAGAAATGGTATTCTTTAGATAATAAATTCAACATAGTTTATTAAAGGATTACATAAAGAAAATTCAACATAGTTTATTGAGGTGTAGGGAAATGCTTGAACAATTTGAGCAGTATTTGTTGAATGAGAAAAAAAGTGAAAATACGTTGAAAGGATATTTACAGTCAGTCGCAGGATTTCTTAAATGGTTTGATCAATCAAAGGATGTAGAATTTAAGCAACTTCATCGAGAAAATGTCCAAGAGTATATTTCATTTTTAAAAACGGTTAAGAACGTAAAACCAAAGACGATTAATACTAAATTAAATGCTTTGGTTAAATTCAATGAATTTTTAGTAGAAACGAACGTTCAACGGGATATGGTTTTAACGAAAAAGGATTACATGAAGGTGCAGCAACAATATGCTTCGTTGGCCAAGGTGAAACTAAAGGACGTAGAGAAATTTCGGCAGTTGGTGTTAGATAGTGGAAACAAACGAAATTATGCATTGGTTACTCTTTTGGCTTATGCAGGGTTGCGAATTTCTGAGGCATTGAATCTAAAAATGCAGGATTTCAACCTAGTTTCTAGAGAAATCACCGTTCGAAGTGGCAAGGGAGATAAGTTTAGGGTAGTATTTATGAATGACAAAGTAAAAGCTGCTCTCCAGTCATGGTTAAAGGAGCGAAAAGAAAAAGGAATTGAGCATGATTTTCTCTTTGTTAGTAATCGTAATCAACCTTTAAACCGCACAACGATCAATAAACTGTTTAAAGAGTATTCGGAACCTATCGGTAAAGACATTACCCCGCACGATTTACGGCATTTTTTTTGTTCCCATGCGATTAGTAGAGGATTGAGCGTTCATGAAGTAGCGAATCAGGCGGGGCATTCCAATATTCACACTACGCTCTTATATACAAATCCGACAAAAGATGAACTTATTCAAAAAATGAATCAACTTTGAACTACTCACCGTTTAACGACCTTACGGTCTGTTTGAAGCGGGAGATTCCTACGAACACCGAAGTAACCTTCAGTTATCTTAGTAGGTTAGCCCCGTCGCACCGACGGTTAGAAGCCTTATAGCTTCAATTTTAAGATTTAAGCTTGCGTTAATATCTCGATCATGATGGGTTCTACAAGAAGGACAGTCCCATTCACGCAATCCCAGATTTTTAACGTCTTTGTTTTGATAGCCACAATTTGAACAAAGCTGACTGGAAGGAAAGTTTTTTGCAACAGTTACTACTTGTTTTCCATACCATTTTGCTTTATATTCAAGCATGCTTTTGAATTGTGACCATGATATTTCGTTAATGGCTTTTGTAAGATGACGATTCTTTAACATATTGGATATAGACAAGTCTTCCATTCCGATAATATCGTGGTTTTTGACTATTTCGGTTGGAACCTTGTCTAAAAAATCTTTTCTTGCATTGGCTATTTTTTCGTGTATACGAGCAACTTTCTTTTTTGCTTTATACCAATTTGCACCGCCAACGGTTCGTCTACTCATAATCCGTTGTGCTTTCGCTAATTTTTCCTCTAAGGAGCGGAAAAATTTTGGATTGGAGTAGGTTGTTCCATTGGAAAGAATTGCAAAATCTTTAATTCCAACGTCAATCCCAATAGATGAACGGGTTTTTGGCCATTCAGATACTTCTGTCTCCGTTCCCAGAGAAACAAAGTATTTACCCGAAGGATTACGCCGTATTGTTGCATTTAGGATACGTCCTTCTACTTCGCGGCTTTTGGCAAAACGAACAAGTCCAAGTTTAGGAATTTTCATATAGTTGCCTTCAACAGCTATATTTCCATTTACATGTTTTGTTGTGTAAGATTGAACCGGATTCTTTTTAGACTTAAATCGAGGCTGTTTGTTTTGTTTGTTGTAGTATCGAACATAAGAGTCGGCAAGATTTTCAACTGATTTTTGCAACGCAATACTATCCACTTCCTTCAAAAATTCATACTGTTTTTTAATTCAGGAAGTGATTTTATGGTTTCTTCCTTGGTGAAGTACTCACCCTTCCAATTATTCTTTGGTAGCTGACCGTTTTGAACCATTTCTGCGCAAATATGCCAGTAAGCGTCCTTTGCTTTGTGCTTAGCAAGAAAAAAGTTAAAAACGAACCTTGAACAGCTAATCGTTTTGTTAATGAGTTCCATTTGTTTCTTGTTTGGATAGATGCGAAATTTATAGGCTTTGTTAACAATCATGATGTTCACCTCACTTTAATTAAGAACATTTGTTCCTATTATAGCATAGTGAGGAAGGTTTTGGCTATCGCCAACCGACATTCATCCCCCATTTATTCATTGGGCTTTGCCCTTCCCATTCCTTGAAGTGGGAGTCTTCTGTCGGGTAACGATAAAGGATTTGATAGGCTTGATATCGAATACGTATCATATGGGAGGGGAGGAATAATGAAGGAATACTCTACGAAAGATATATCCAATATTGTGGGCATAGCGACTCCAACTGTACGGAAGTATGCTCAAGCTCTCGAAAAGGAAGGGTACGTATTTACTAGAAATGAAAATGGCTTTCGGATATTCGTTGATGAGGATATTGAAATACTCCAACAAATGAAACAAATGTCAAACGAATCGGGCATGAATATTGTCCGTATTGCGTCTACGCTTATAAATCAACGAAAACAAAATCAAGTCGATACGATACAAAATGAATCGGAAGTCGCTACACCTGTAAAAAGTGAAGCAAAAGAAGAGGAAATTCTTAATATAGATCGTATTGATAAGAAATATGAAGCGTTATTGAAGGAAATACAGGAACTAAAGCAACTCGTGAGGGAACAACAAGCATATATTGACGAGCGTTTAGAGAAAAGAGATCAAATGATTACACAATCCATTCGGTCGCTTCAAGAACAACGACAAGCTTTGCTTGAGGCGAGTACATCCAAAGAGAAAAGAGGATTTTTTGCGAGATTGTTTGCAAAAAGACTCTAAAGATATAATAAGACTTTTTGCTACTCATAGTAATAGTAGTGTATTTACTAATACTATATGACAAAAAAGTGCGTACTTACAAATAAAAGCTATAGATATTATACTTGTATCTATATAGAGGATTATTACCATAGGAAATAAAGGTGATCGCAACGGACTTTTTACATGGTTGGAATAGATCCTGAAGATTGGAGCATGATGGAGCCACTTTTTCGAGATACAGCTGTAGAAAAAGGATATTTTTATGCAGGAAAATTCATAAAAGAAAGCCGAGGTATTAAGTTATGATCAAGATTGCACCTTCCATTCTTTCAGCTAACTTTGCACGACTTGAAGAAGAAATAAAAGATGTTGAACGGGGCGGAGCCGATTACATTCATGTTGATGTTATGGATGGTCATTTTGTGCCAAATATAACAATTGGCCCATTAATTGTTGAGGCAATTAGACCTGTCACAAATTTACCTTTAGATGTGCATTTAATGATAGAAAATCCAGATCAATACATTGGGACGTTCGCCAAAGCAGGTGCTGATATATTATCTGTCCATGTTGAAGCTTGTACTCATTTGCACAGAACCATTCAATATATTAAATCTGAAGGCATAAAAGCTGGAGTGGTATTAAACCCTCATACTCCCGTCTCAATGATCGAGCATGTGATAGAGGATGTTGACCTTGTATTGCTTATGACGGTTAATCCAGGCTTTGGGGGACAATCTTTCATTCATTCTGTCCTACCCAAAATAAAACAAGTTGCTAACATCGTAGAAGAGAGAAATTTGCAGGTTGAAATTGAAGTAGACGGTGGAGTAAATCCTGAAACGGCTAAACTTTGCATAGAAGCAGGAGCCAATGTCCTTGTTGCAGGTTCAGCCATATATAATCAAGAGGATAGAAGTCAAGCCATTGCAAAAATTAGAAATTGAAAATGAAGACATTGGACTAGTAAAATTACATTTTTGTCGATTTCCTTATCAAAAGGACTGGAAACTATACCTTTCTAAAGATCCTTCTTTGTCTTTTATAGAGTGATGATAGAAATTTATTCAGTGCGGTGGACGATTCGAAGCCTTCTTTAGAGAATTTAAACAGTGTCTGAAAGGATTATTCGAAGATGTCAAAGATGAGATGATTGAAAAAATCTTGCTGAACGTTTATAGGACTGTTCGAGGAGCTTCCAGGTTGTCATTATGGCCATCGGAATCATTCAAAACTCCCCAGAATCAATATCTGAGGGAGCTATTTGAATTTTTATGTTCAAGATTCAGGATTTCTTCTTAGCTTCTTTCTGTAATATCTCAGGTTTCTTTATTAGCTGGACCAATGGCAAACAATTTTTGTATTTATCATTTGGCTTATTCCTAACTATAAAGAAAGACTTCTTGCTAAATGGTAGATGGACAAATCAACCGTATGCTTATCTTTCACAGCTTCTTCAAAAGGTGTATGAATCAGTTGACCATTTTTCAATCCCACCATCAGACCTTTTTTACCTTCAACCAGTAAATCCACGGCTTTTGCACCCATCTGGCTGCTCATCATTCGGTCGTAAGCACTAGGAGATCCCCCACGTTGAATATGCCCAAGTATGGTTACCTTTGTGTCAAATCCTGTTTTCTCTTTAATTGCTCTACCGATTTCTATTCCACCTACTCCATTAAATGCCCCTTCCGCAACCACAATAATGCTATGCGTTTTTCCTCGCTGATATCCTTGTTTAATACGGTCAATTACATCTTCCACATCATGGTCGGCTTCTGGGATAATAATCGATTCTGCCCCCGCACACATTCCTGCCCATAGAGCTATGTCTCCTGCATCGCGTCCCATTACTTCAACGACATAGATACGATCATGAGAGGCTGCCGTATCACGAATTTTATCAATCGCTTCCACAGCTGTGTTCACAGCAGTATCAAATCCAATTGTATATTCCGTCCCTGCAATGTCATTGTCAATGGTTGCTGGAATACCAATGGTTGGAAATCCTTGGGCAGTTAATTTTCTCGCACCTTCAAAAGTGCCATCTCCGCCAATCACGATTAAGCCATCAATGCCCTCTTTTTTTAGTTGTGCTAAAGCCTGTTGTTGCCCTTCAGCTGTTTTAAACTCTTTACAGCGTGT is part of the Bacillus methanolicus genome and harbors:
- the pfkA gene encoding 6-phosphofructokinase, giving the protein MNKIAVLTSGGDAPGMNAAIRAVVRRGIFKGLDVYGVKNGYKGLMNGNFISMNLGSVGDIIHRGGTILQTTRCKEFKTAEGQQQALAQLKKEGIDGLIVIGGDGTFEGARKLTAQGFPTIGIPATIDNDIAGTEYTIGFDTAVNTAVEAIDKIRDTAASHDRIYVVEVMGRDAGDIALWAGMCAGAESIIIPEADHDVEDVIDRIKQGYQRGKTHSIIVVAEGAFNGVGGIEIGRAIKEKTGFDTKVTILGHIQRGGSPSAYDRMMSSQMGAKAVDLLVEGKKGLMVGLKNGQLIHTPFEEAVKDKHTVDLSIYHLARSLSL
- a CDS encoding MerR family transcriptional regulator, which produces MKEYSTKDISNIVGIATPTVRKYAQALEKEGYVFTRNENGFRIFVDEDIEILQQMKQMSNESGMNIVRIASTLINQRKQNQVDTIQNESEVATPVKSEAKEEEILNIDRIDKKYEALLKEIQELKQLVREQQAYIDERLEKRDQMITQSIRSLQEQRQALLEASTSKEKRGFFARLFAKRL
- a CDS encoding tyrosine-type recombinase/integrase encodes the protein MLEQFEQYLLNEKKSENTLKGYLQSVAGFLKWFDQSKDVEFKQLHRENVQEYISFLKTVKNVKPKTINTKLNALVKFNEFLVETNVQRDMVLTKKDYMKVQQQYASLAKVKLKDVEKFRQLVLDSGNKRNYALVTLLAYAGLRISEALNLKMQDFNLVSREITVRSGKGDKFRVVFMNDKVKAALQSWLKERKEKGIEHDFLFVSNRNQPLNRTTINKLFKEYSEPIGKDITPHDLRHFFCSHAISRGLSVHEVANQAGHSNIHTTLLYTNPTKDELIQKMNQL
- the rpe gene encoding ribulose-phosphate 3-epimerase; the encoded protein is MIKIAPSILSANFARLEEEIKDVERGGADYIHVDVMDGHFVPNITIGPLIVEAIRPVTNLPLDVHLMIENPDQYIGTFAKAGADILSVHVEACTHLHRTIQYIKSEGIKAGVVLNPHTPVSMIEHVIEDVDLVLLMTVNPGFGGQSFIHSVLPKIKQVANIVEERNLQVEIEVDGGVNPETAKLCIEAGANVLVAGSAIYNQEDRSQAIAKIRN